The nucleotide sequence GTTCGCTCTTGGGGCGAGAACGCAGCAGAGCCGAGAGGATGGTCTCCGGCGCGGTTCCCGCCAACGTATTCCAGCCCGCTGCGACGGTCTCGACCCACTCCGTCTCTTCCCTGAGGGTGACGCAGGGGACCCCGAAGATATAGGCTTCTTTTTGAATCCCCCCCGAATCGGTCAGGATCAGGTCGGCGTTTCGTTCCAGAAACAGCATCTCCAGATATCCCACCGGATCGATACAGCGTATGTTCTTCGCCACGGCCAGCCCGGCTTCGGAGATCCTGCCCCTGGTGCGGGGGTGAACCGGGAAGACGATGGGAGTGCCGCTTTCCCCCAGCGCCGCCAGCAGCGATCCCAGGTTCGAAACCGAGTCGGTGTTTCCGGCCCGGTGGATGGTCAGCAGCCGGTACCCGCCCGGGTTCAGGTTCAGAGATTGGAGAAGCGCGGGTCCCCCCGACGGTTTTTCCCGATAACGCATGAGCGCATCGAGCATGACGTCTCCGGTCAGAAAGACTCCCGAGGTAACGCCTTCACGCCGGAGATTATCGACGGCGGTCGCGGTGGGGCAGAAAAGCAGGGTGGAGATTTCGTCGGCGAGAATACGGTTGATCTCCTCCGGCATTTCCCGGTTGAAGCTCCTCAAGCCGGCTTCCACGTGTGCGATCGGGAGATGGAGTTTCGCCGCCGCCAGCGCCCCGGCCAGGGTCGAGTTGGTGTCCCCGTAAATCAGGACCAGGTCGGGCCGTTCCCCTATCAGAACTTCTTCCAGGGCCCCAAGCATGGCCCCGGTCTGCCGGCCGTGCGGGCCGGAACGGATATCGAGGTTGTAGTCCGGCGGGGGGATCTCCAACTCCTCGAAGAATACCGAAGACATGGACTCGTCGTAGTGCTGACCGGTATGGATCAGAACTTCGGCGAACCGCCGTCGCAGCTCTCGGCCGACGGCGGCGGCCTTGATAAACTGGGGTCGGGCCCCCACGATCGAACAAATTTTCCCGTTCATCGGCGTCTGCTCCGCTGAAACCACGGCGTCCCGGTTTCACGGGGCCTGGGCGGCGCGGCGGCCAACCCGGGCGTCGTTAAAACGTATCGATTCTGATAATATTACGGTGGTTACCCCGATTATAAAAAGCGGAAACACCACGGGAAAAGACCGATGAATAAAATTCTCAAGACTGTCGCGCTGCTTCCGTACGGGCGCGTCTATTGCCGCTCCCGGCGGTTTCTGGAAAAATCGCAGTGGTGGAAACCCGAAGACCTGGCCCGGTATCGTTCCGGCAAAATCGAGGCTCTGATCCGTCACGCCTGGGACCGGGTGCCTTTTTACCGGGAGGCCATGGAGCGGGACGGGATCGAGGCCGCCGATATTCGGAGCGTTGTCGATCTGGCACGCCTGCCGGTTCTGAGCAAAGAACAGGTCAACGAGAATTTCGCCCGATTGGTCGCGGCGGATTTCCCGGACCGGCTGATGCTCCTCTACTCGACCGGGGGGTCGAGCGGTCTGCCCACCCGGTTCTATCACGACGCCCGGGAGATGGCCTGGACGGAGGCCGCGGTCAACCGGTCGTATTCCTGGGCCGGATACAGGACCTTGGAGAAGTTTCTGCTCGTTTCCGGTCTCCCCGCAGAGAAACACAGCGTGATCAGCCTGCTGCGCCGGCTCCAGGGGCAGCGGCGGATATCGCTCTTCGGCGCCGGGAAAGACGAGATCGAACAATCGCTCGATTATCTGTTGCGCCTGCGGCCCCACGGGCTCAAAGGATATGTTTCCTGGCTGGAGATATTGGCCGGGGCTTTGAAAAAACGGGGAGGCCCCGCGGTCTGGCGGCCGGCCCATGTCATCACTTCCTCGGAAAAACTCACTCCCCGGTCCCGGGAAATCCTCCGCCGGGGGTTCGGGAGCGAGCCCTTCGAGAATTATTCCAGCCGCGAATTCATGCTTGCGGCCGAATGCCCCAAGCATCGGGGGTTGCATATCGCCGCCGAGAACGTCGTCATCGAGACGGCCAGGGACGGTGTCCCGGTGGCTCCCGGAGAGTGGGGGGAAATCCTGGTAACCGACCTCAACCGTTACGGGATGCCGCTCATCCGCTACGCCATCGGCGACGTCGGCGTTCTCTCCGACCGGGTCTGCGCCTGCGGCCGAGGCCTGCCGATCCTGGAGGAAGTGGTGGGCAGGGTCTCGGACATCATCCGGACTCCGGAGGGGAAACTCATCGCCGCCCCGGCCGTGGCCCATATATTCAAGGACCTCCCTGTACAGGCGTTCCGGGTCATCCAGGAAAACGAGAAGGAGCTGACGGTGCGGGTGGTGCCCCGGGACGGTTACGCCGCCGGGCATGAAGCCCATATCCGGAATGCTTTCCGGGGTATCGAAATCCGGATCGAGTATGTGGAGGATATTCCGGTCCCCGCTTCGGGCAAGAACATCATCGTCGAATCGAGGATAAAAGTTTTTTAGAGTGAAAGGGACGTATCACGCAAAGGCGCAAAGAAGCCAAGGCGCGAAGGAAAAATGACTGAAAATGAAATAGGAGAACCAGTTCATTTAAAGCAATTGCTCACCTATTTGCGGTTATCCGGTTTGAGACTTGGTTTCCTTCTGAATTTTGGCGCCGACTTGATGAAAAATGGAATTAAAAGGATGGTTAACGGTTTGGAAGAGGAGAGTAATCTTGGCGGCTTTGCCCCTTAGCGTCTTTGCGTGATGGAAAAATAAAAGTTTTTTAGACTGAAGACTGAAGGCTGAAGGCTGAAGGCTGAAGATAGGGCAGAAATAAGAAAATCCAAATAAAGGTATGAGAGATCACACCAAACTGAGAGCGTTTGAGTTGGCTGATGAGGTGGCGTTATTGGTCTACCGAGTCACCGCTCTTTTTCCTAAAGAGGAGCAGTATGGGTTAACTTCACAAATGAGACGAGCTGCGGTATCGACAGCTTCCAATATCGTTGAAGGTTGTGCCAGAGCCACTACCTTGGATTACGTTCGCTTCCTCTCCATTGCCTTTGGTTCGACAAGGGAGCTACATTATCAATATGACCTGGCGCAACGATTGGGATTTTTAGTTCATCAAGATTCAGACTTGCTTGGGATAAAACTTATTGAGACGGAAAAAGTTCTTAATGGCTTAATTCGCTCGTTGCAGGACAAATAATTCAATGAATCCTTCAGCCTTCAGTCTTCAGCCTAATCTCCTATTGAACAATACCGTTGCTGTGGTGGAGACGGGGTTGAAGGATTACCCTGGGACACCGCCGTTCGATCCCCCGGAGGTCTTCCCCGAGCTGGAGCGGCTTCCGTTTCGGGTCGGCACCGACCCGGGGAACCGGGTTTACTCCGGGGTGCGCGAAACCCTGAAGCTCCTGGGGCTGGACCGGGAACGGTTCGGGACCAGGGAGTGGAATCCCCTGGGAGAGCTGATCCGCCCCGGGAACAAGGTGGTGATCAAACCCAACTTCGCCCTCCACTACCACCGGGGGGGGGAAACCCCACTGTCGATCGTGGTTCACGCTTCGGTTCTGCGGCCCCTGATCGATTACGCCCAGCTGGCTTTGCAGGGAAGCGGGGAACTCCTGGTTGCCGACGCGCCCGTAACCGACGCCGACTGGGAGAAGCTGATCGAAGTCAACCGGGTGCGGCCGATGCTGGAGATCCTGAATCGATCGTATCCGCTCCGGATCGGCTTGCGGGACCTGAGAAGGGTCGTGGTCTCCGGCTACGATCAGAACAACCTTTTTCTGGACCGCCGCGTGCAGGGTTACGGCGCCCGGCACACCACGATCGTCAACCTGGGGAAACACAGCGCTTTTTACGGCCTGCCCCCGAAAATCGAGAAGCTCTACTACGGGGCCGATTTCGACCGCCGCATCCCCCAGGCGCACCATCGCGGCGAAATCCAGGAATATTCGGTGGCGGCCGATATTCTCGAAGCCGATGTCGTCATCTGCGTTCCCAAGCTCAAGACCCACAAGACCGCGGGAGTGACCCTGAGCGTCAAAAACATCGTGGGCATCAACACGGACAAGAATTTTCTGCCTCATTACCGGATCGGCGAGCCGCGCGACGGGGGCGACGAATATCCCGATACCGGCGGCCAGTGGCTCCGGTGGAAAGGGAAGCTGGTAAGAACGGCCATAGACATCGGCCTGGGCCGGCTCGGCTCGGTTGTGGCCCGGCCCCTGAACCGGTTGTTGAACTTCTACCGGCGATTCTCCCTGGGGGAACGGGCCGCGGACCCCACCATCGAGACCGCCGACCTCGTCTACAAGCGCCTGCTCGGCCGCCGGGTCCGTTGCGGCCATTGGTACGGAAACGACACGCTCTGGAGATTGGGAGTCGACCTCAATCGGGTTTTACTCTATGCCGACCGCGACGGCGTTATCCACGAAACCCCCCGAAGGTCGTATCTCTCCCTGATGGACGGCATTATCGCCGGGGAAGGGAAGGGGCCGATGGTTCCGGATCCCCGGCACGTCGGGGTCCTGATCGCCGGGTTCAACCCCTTGGCCGTGGACCGGGTTGCCGTCGGCCTGATGGGCTTCGACGAGGCCAGGCTCCCGATCGTGGCCAAAGTGGCCTCGGCTCCCGGCCTCTCCCTGGGCGGGTCCCGGCCCCCGGAAGTATGCCTCGTGCCCGGGACCGATCTGCCCCATCTTGCCCCCTTCGAGCCGGCCCCGAATTGGAAAGGTCATATAGAGAGAGGCATGGAGCAGAGAGCATAGAGCATAGAGTAGAATGAAAGATAGGATAAATAGGGAGAATAAATCGGAGCCCGATATGGCAGGAAAGGCTAAGTTCAGATTTGAAGATCTTGAAATCTGGCGTAAATCTGTCGAGGTTGGGATCAAGTTATTGGATATAGCAGATGAGGTAGAGAAGAAGAGACTTTTTCGCTTTGCAGACCAAATTCGGGGTGCGGCTCTTTCGATGTCGAATAATATAGCTGAGGGTTCCGGAAGTAGGTCGCGAAAAGAGTTTAATCAGTTTCTGAATATTGCCCGACGCTCCACTTTTGAGAATGCCAACATGCTCTTTATCCTTCAAAAGCGAGATTTAATCAGCATCGAACAAAAAGAATACTTATTGGTTGAGTTAGATACGATCTGTCGGATGATCAGCGGTTTCCAGAAAACTCTACGTGGATAGTTGTCACTCTATGCTCTATGCCCTATGCTCTATGCTCTTTCCCCTGAACCCTAGGTTTTTGTCGGATGATCAGCGGTTTCCAGAAAACTCTACGTGGATAGTTGTCACTCTATGCTCTATGCCCTATGCTCTATGCTCTTTCCCCTGAACGCTGATTTATGAATCGGAAAAAGGCCAACTGGATCTTGACCGGAATCCTTGTTCTAGGCGCGGCGGCGCGCCTGGGGGGAATCTGGTACCGCCATTTTCCCGACGAGTCTTTTCAGCTTTACCGTTCCCTCAAAATCGGCGCGGGAGAGTTCACTCCGAATTGGTTCATGGGTGTCTATACCTACCTCATGTTCGGGTTTTACTCCCTGTTTTTTCTGGTCGGCCGGATAGGAGGAATATTTCCCAGTATTGAGGTTTTCATGGGGCGGTATTATACCGATCCACTCATATTTTATTGGGTTGGGCGCGCGGTTGAAAGCGCCGCCGGCATTGTTGGGATCTGGATGCTCTACCGGTTGGGCCGTTGTTTTTTTGATCGAGGCGTTTCCTTGGCATCCGCTTTTTTTCTGGCCTTTAATTTAACCCATATTCAAATTTCCCAGTTTGCTCGAGGCCAAGCCTTCGCTCTGCTTTTCGGGATGGCGGCTCTCTTCTTCGTGGCGGGGTATCATCGCCGGAAAAGTTTTCTAAAATTGATTGCGGTGGGAATATTTCTGGCCGCCGCTATCTCGATCCGGATCTACTATCTAGCTTATTTTATTCCCGTTGGAATTATTTTCTTCTCGTCAAGAACCCGGTTCGCCCAAAAGGCCTCCGACACCCTGGCATTGATAGGTGTATTTATTGCTTCGTCTATTCTGTTTACACCGGAGCTGGTTACGGATCTTCCCCACTTACTCGGTGGGTTATACAATGCCACGGCTTCTCTCTCGTTTAATGAAGGAATGGATACCAACTTTCTCGGGGCGGAGGTGAGCAATGGCTGGGTAGCTTATCTATTTACTTATTTGCCCGTCTCATTGGGTTGGCCTCTTTATGTAATCTCCTGGGCGGGAATGGGTTGGTTGGTTATCCGCGGGAGGAAGCTAAGCAGCGCGACCATCATTATATTTCCCATCGTATATCTAGCGGTAATGGGAAAATCGCAACTTGCCGCTCCTCGGTACGCAATACCGATCATGCCGTTTTTATTTCTGTCGGCAGCTTCCTTTGTGGGGGAGATAACATCGCACGAAAAGCTAAGGCGCCATGCATGGATATTCTCCATGGTGACGGTTCTCCTGGTCAGCCCCGGGATTCCGGAGATTGTTTCCTACGACCTTTCCCGAAGCGAATTCAACACCATCGACCTCGCTCGGCAATGGATATTGGACAACATTCCCGACCGCGCCGGAGTGGCGGTGGAAAGCACCGGTTATGCCGGGCCCAATATCCGGCTCTATTCAGTGATCGATTACGATATATATCGAATGTCGCCCGGGGAATTGAAGGCGCTGTACCGGGAAAGGATGAAGGGGGGAGAGACCGACTCTCGGGCTCTCCGCTACTTTATCGATCACCCCCCGACGCCGTGGCACCGGATTTACGACCTCAATGTCAAACAGCCGGTCGACATCGGCTATCTGCTTGAGGAAGGAGTCGAATATTTCGTCATCAGCTCGGGAGTTCGCGACGACTACGAAAACGACGACCTGGTCGAGGCCAAATACCCCCAACTGGTTCGCAACCGGCGGTTGTTCTACCGTTGGGTGGAGGAGGAGGGAAAGCTGCTCAAATCTTTTTCTCCCGGGCCTGCCTGCCCCGGTCCGCGCATCGATATCTATCGCGTTTATTAACCCCGGCCGTGAACCTCACCGGTCATCCTGTTTGAGGCTTTGTGGTTGACAACGTTTAGTATGTTCAATATATACTAAACAAAATTTCAGGCCCCGAAGGTAATCGTGGTTAATTCTGTAGAACAAGCAAGACGCGATATGATTGAAGCGGCGGGTAGGACCACTCAGGATTTTGGCTTGGGTCGTATCGTGGGGCAATTGTATGCGTTGCTTTATTTCAACCCCAGTCCCATGAGCCTAGACGATATGGCCGGAAAGCTGAAAATCAGTAAAGCTTCGGTCTCCACGAATATACGCGATCTTGTGAAATGGTCGGCGGTACGTAAAGTCTGGGTGGCCGGCAGCCGTCGGGATTACTATGAAGCCAGAACTGATTTCATAGATATTCTCCGTAAGGGTATATTACCGTTTGTCCGAGGCAAACTATCTTCATCCGTTATTGCTGCCGACGAATCGATCAAGCTGCTGACATCCATTTCCGATGAAGATGGACAGGTCGATAAAGGCGAGAAAGAGTTCTGTCGCAGCAGATTGGAGATGATTAAGAACTCTCATCGGAAAATAGCTCTATTGCTGGAATTAGGTAGCGGACTCGAATGATGGCCAAGGCCGGACAATGATGGAATCTTTGAAAGAATTATGGGGGTATAGACAGTTAATAATTACCCTTACGATCAGAGAAATCAAGATTCGCTATAAGCAAACGATTTTCGGAGTCGGTTGGGCTGTAATCCAACCCGTAGCGATGATGGTGATTTTTACCGTGATTTTCTCCCGGTTTCTTCATCTGGACAGCGAGAACTTTCCCTATCCGATATTTTCCTACAGCGCTTTAATTTTTTGGACGTTCTTTTCCACCTCGCTGTCTTTCGGTCCTAACTCTATGTTAAGAATGGCCGACCTTATCAAGAAGATCTACTTTCCCCGGGAAATTCTGCCGATCTCGGCGGTCCTGGCCGCGCTTGTCGATATGCTGATCGCCTCCGTGATTTTCGTTGCCTTTATGATCTATTACGGAATCCCCTTCGGTCCCGAACTTCTGCTGGTCCCTCCGCTGGTCTTTCTCCAGATACTATTTACCGTTGGTGTCGTCCTTCTTATGTCCGCCCTGAACGTCTATTATCGGGATATTCGACATGGCATTCCCTTTCTTGTCCAAGCCTGGATGTACGCTACTCCGATAGTTTTCTCGATGAGCAAGGTCCCCGAGCGATATCGGCCTTGGTATGTCGCGGTCAATCCGATGGCGGGGTTAATAGATGGTTACCGCCGGATCATCCTTCACCAGATGCCGCCCGACGGTTTTTTGACCCTGATCGTGCTGGCGATGGCGATTATCTGGCTGGTAATGGCTTACTCGATTTTTAAAAGGATGGAAGGAAGTTTTGCCGACGTGGTCTAGTGGATATGAATGAAGAAGGCATAATTTTCGATAAGGTCTCGAAAAAGTTTCGGATAAACCCTGGCGGTCTGTCCGATGCCTTTCACTGGCTGCGTTGGCGGATGCGCCCGGAGAACCGCGGGCTTCACCGCATCGATCCCGAGAGGGAGATCTGGGCCCTGCGTGATGTGTCCTTCCGGGTAAGGAAAGGCGAGGTAGTGGGCTTGATCGGTCCCAACGGAGCCGGCAAGTCGACCATCCTGAAAATACTCTCCCGCATCACTCAGCCCACTCAGGGCCGGGCCCAGATCTTCGGCCGGGTCGGAGCCCTAATCGAGATCGGCGCCGGTTTCCACAACGAGCTGACCGGCAAGGAAAACGTCTATATGAACGGCGTAATAATGGGGATGAGTCGGGCCGAGATCGGAGACCGCTATGACAGCATCGTGCGGTTTTCGGGGCTGGAGAAATTCATGAACACTCCCCTGAAGAAATACTCTTCGGGAATGAGAGTGCGCCTGGGTTTTGCCGTCGCTGCAAGTATGGAGCCGGACGTAATGCTTGTTGATGAGGTTCTGGCCGTCGGCGATGCCGATTTCCAGACTCGCTGCGTGGAGAAGATGCTCTCGTTCAAGGAAAAGGATATAGCAATCATCTTTGTTTCCCACAGTATGCCGTCGGTGGTGGCGATGTGCGACCGCTGTATTTTTCTCAAGGATGGAGAGATCCAGGCGGAGGGCGAACCGGCCGCTATGGTGGAAAAATATATGTCCTCAACCCGAAGTTCCCTGAGGACCAAGTCTGTTTTGGAGGAAGGAGAGGAGAAAATCCATTCACCATCTTCTAGTGTCCTCGAGATTCACAACGTCGAAATTCTCGATGGAGGGGGAACTAAGTCAGGGTCATTTGCCTACGGAGCGCCCCTAACTGTGAGAATTCATTATTCTGTTCCGGAAGCAGTTAAACCATTTGTCCTCATCCGTGTGATGTCCGGTAGCAGGGTGGCGTTTTTTGCCAGTATGTTTTTTGATGGAAATAACTGCTGTCTTTCCGGAAGCGGCCAGCTCGATTGTACTTTCTCGTCTCTTCCGCTTTTTCCAGGAGAATATCAGATAACAGGTTATATCCGCGGAGAGAAGTGTGTGGAGACACTTCTCTATCAGAGTCTATGGGGG is from bacterium and encodes:
- the wecB gene encoding UDP-N-acetylglucosamine 2-epimerase (non-hydrolyzing): MNGKICSIVGARPQFIKAAAVGRELRRRFAEVLIHTGQHYDESMSSVFFEELEIPPPDYNLDIRSGPHGRQTGAMLGALEEVLIGERPDLVLIYGDTNSTLAGALAAAKLHLPIAHVEAGLRSFNREMPEEINRILADEISTLLFCPTATAVDNLRREGVTSGVFLTGDVMLDALMRYREKPSGGPALLQSLNLNPGGYRLLTIHRAGNTDSVSNLGSLLAALGESGTPIVFPVHPRTRGRISEAGLAVAKNIRCIDPVGYLEMLFLERNADLILTDSGGIQKEAYIFGVPCVTLREETEWVETVAAGWNTLAGTAPETILSALLRSRPKSERPKIFGSGTSSALITDILLDFLARGSA
- a CDS encoding four helix bundle protein; this translates as MRDHTKLRAFELADEVALLVYRVTALFPKEEQYGLTSQMRRAAVSTASNIVEGCARATTLDYVRFLSIAFGSTRELHYQYDLAQRLGFLVHQDSDLLGIKLIETEKVLNGLIRSLQDK
- a CDS encoding DUF362 domain-containing protein yields the protein MKDYPGTPPFDPPEVFPELERLPFRVGTDPGNRVYSGVRETLKLLGLDRERFGTREWNPLGELIRPGNKVVIKPNFALHYHRGGETPLSIVVHASVLRPLIDYAQLALQGSGELLVADAPVTDADWEKLIEVNRVRPMLEILNRSYPLRIGLRDLRRVVVSGYDQNNLFLDRRVQGYGARHTTIVNLGKHSAFYGLPPKIEKLYYGADFDRRIPQAHHRGEIQEYSVAADILEADVVICVPKLKTHKTAGVTLSVKNIVGINTDKNFLPHYRIGEPRDGGDEYPDTGGQWLRWKGKLVRTAIDIGLGRLGSVVARPLNRLLNFYRRFSLGERAADPTIETADLVYKRLLGRRVRCGHWYGNDTLWRLGVDLNRVLLYADRDGVIHETPRRSYLSLMDGIIAGEGKGPMVPDPRHVGVLIAGFNPLAVDRVAVGLMGFDEARLPIVAKVASAPGLSLGGSRPPEVCLVPGTDLPHLAPFEPAPNWKGHIERGMEQRA
- a CDS encoding four helix bundle protein; this encodes MAGKAKFRFEDLEIWRKSVEVGIKLLDIADEVEKKRLFRFADQIRGAALSMSNNIAEGSGSRSRKEFNQFLNIARRSTFENANMLFILQKRDLISIEQKEYLLVELDTICRMISGFQKTLRG
- a CDS encoding glycosyltransferase family 39 protein, whose amino-acid sequence is MNRKKANWILTGILVLGAAARLGGIWYRHFPDESFQLYRSLKIGAGEFTPNWFMGVYTYLMFGFYSLFFLVGRIGGIFPSIEVFMGRYYTDPLIFYWVGRAVESAAGIVGIWMLYRLGRCFFDRGVSLASAFFLAFNLTHIQISQFARGQAFALLFGMAALFFVAGYHRRKSFLKLIAVGIFLAAAISIRIYYLAYFIPVGIIFFSSRTRFAQKASDTLALIGVFIASSILFTPELVTDLPHLLGGLYNATASLSFNEGMDTNFLGAEVSNGWVAYLFTYLPVSLGWPLYVISWAGMGWLVIRGRKLSSATIIIFPIVYLAVMGKSQLAAPRYAIPIMPFLFLSAASFVGEITSHEKLRRHAWIFSMVTVLLVSPGIPEIVSYDLSRSEFNTIDLARQWILDNIPDRAGVAVESTGYAGPNIRLYSVIDYDIYRMSPGELKALYRERMKGGETDSRALRYFIDHPPTPWHRIYDLNVKQPVDIGYLLEEGVEYFVISSGVRDDYENDDLVEAKYPQLVRNRRLFYRWVEEEGKLLKSFSPGPACPGPRIDIYRVY
- a CDS encoding ABC transporter permease, whose protein sequence is MMESLKELWGYRQLIITLTIREIKIRYKQTIFGVGWAVIQPVAMMVIFTVIFSRFLHLDSENFPYPIFSYSALIFWTFFSTSLSFGPNSMLRMADLIKKIYFPREILPISAVLAALVDMLIASVIFVAFMIYYGIPFGPELLLVPPLVFLQILFTVGVVLLMSALNVYYRDIRHGIPFLVQAWMYATPIVFSMSKVPERYRPWYVAVNPMAGLIDGYRRIILHQMPPDGFLTLIVLAMAIIWLVMAYSIFKRMEGSFADVV
- a CDS encoding ABC transporter ATP-binding protein; amino-acid sequence: MNEEGIIFDKVSKKFRINPGGLSDAFHWLRWRMRPENRGLHRIDPEREIWALRDVSFRVRKGEVVGLIGPNGAGKSTILKILSRITQPTQGRAQIFGRVGALIEIGAGFHNELTGKENVYMNGVIMGMSRAEIGDRYDSIVRFSGLEKFMNTPLKKYSSGMRVRLGFAVAASMEPDVMLVDEVLAVGDADFQTRCVEKMLSFKEKDIAIIFVSHSMPSVVAMCDRCIFLKDGEIQAEGEPAAMVEKYMSSTRSSLRTKSVLEEGEEKIHSPSSSVLEIHNVEILDGGGTKSGSFAYGAPLTVRIHYSVPEAVKPFVLIRVMSGSRVAFFASMFFDGNNCCLSGSGQLDCTFSSLPLFPGEYQITGYIRGEKCVETLLYQSLWGTFKVVSGYEVYGFEGKYLRAFSNNFNMSPIHVPHSWRVSDEIQSNT